A single genomic interval of Rhododendron vialii isolate Sample 1 chromosome 3a, ASM3025357v1 harbors:
- the LOC131321355 gene encoding cation/H(+) antiporter 4-like: MCIHRPDNILAFLNLIDISCPTRESPMMVYALHLIELHGRALPLFISHENHQNPEESPYCGDVVYAFGHHERRHKGSICALAFTAISPRKLMHEDICTLALNKTASLTVIPFHRKWAVDGTVESEDFELRGSDDREALFYAKRMAKSRTSGIGLSMVNFKPMVCEASDEGKKRDSEVLNEFTNVGGGEMVYVEEVVKDGAETELIVGEMVGEFDLIIVGRHWGVEFPQTLGLKGWSELPEMGVIGDILSSSDLKGRASVLVVQQQKTTA; the protein is encoded by the exons ATGTGTATCCACAGGCCAGACAACATCTTGGCATTCCTCAACCTCATCGACATCTCCTGTCCGACCAGAGAAAGCCCTATGATGGTTTATGCCCTTCACCTAATCGAGCTCCACGGTCGAGCTCTTCCCCTCTTCATCTCTCACGAAAATCATCAAAATCCCGAAGAAAGCCCCTACTGCGGCGATGTGGTCTACGCTTTCGGTCACCATGAGAGAAGGCACAAAGGGAGCATTTGCGCACTGGCCTTCACGGCAATTTCTCCGCGAAAACTAATGCATGAAGATATATGTACTCTTGCTCTGAACAAAACTGCTTCCCTAACAGTAATCCCATTTCACCGAAAATGGGCGGTTGATGGGACGGTTGAGTCGGAAGATTTTGAGCTGAG GGGGAGCGATGACCGTGAGGCTTTGTTTTACGCCAAACGGATGGCAAAGAGTAGGACCTCGGGCATCGGACTATCCATGGTTAATTTCAAACCCATGGTATGTGAAGCTTCTGATGAAGGGAAAAAGCGAGACTCTGAGGTGTTGAACGAGTTTACGAACGTTGGTGGGGGGGAAATGGTCTACGTGGAGGAGGTAGTGAAAGATGGGGCGGAAACTGAGTTGATAGTAGGGGAAATGGTGGGCGAATTCGACCTTATAATCGTGGGGAGACATTGGGGTGTGGAGTTTCCACAGACGTTGGGGTTGAAAGGGTGGAGTGAGTTGCCGGAGATGGGAGTGATCGGAGACATTCTTTCGTCGTCGGATCTCAAGGGTAGAGCATCTGTGCTGGTGGTGCAGCAACAGAAAACCACTGCCTAA